A genomic stretch from Thermomonospora umbrina includes:
- a CDS encoding polymorphic toxin-type HINT domain-containing protein has translation MAAVAVGAGVLSPVPASAAPDGPTKARQFRQAKPVEGRSLGVKGRGADSEGLTTEPLAAPVWPAPGVAETAVPDGGRTARAGNLPVWVAAPGERARAERVQVQMLDRKTAGRAGVQGVLFTVGRVDGGRAAGRITVGLSYSGFASAFGGSYGSRLRLVRYPACVLTTPERAECRRAVPVPTANDPVKQTLTAQVDAAPVRGAPTPAGSSTPSAFPSPSASVTPRVRSLSGALTRTPVAAEGTTVLAAETGTAGDKGDYGATQLSASSTWQAGSNTGEFTWSYPMRVPPVPGGLAPKVAISYSSGAVDGKTSNANAQSSWVGEGFELWPGFIERRYKSCEDEGAPKDQWGNSPGDLCWGYGNATLTWNGRGGELIPASDGTWRLKNDDGTRIEKLTGTEANTDNGDDDNEYWKVTTTDGARYYFGKHRLPGWSEGKPGSGSTWTVPVFGDDSGEPCHKTTGFSDSWCQQAWRWNLDYAVDPNGNAIAYHYDQEVNYYGRNLKPADETRYVRGGTLARIEYGLRDNAAYAKPPARVVFTSAERCLDDTATNCDPAQIDAHEGRWADTPYDLNCKSGTECKDFNGSVSPTFWTRKLLTAVTTQTIKPDGADWRDVDHWALTHRWGTSDSDYTLLPTSIQHTGRATSAPITLPKVTLTYVGRDNRVPGTSGSYMRERLYHIADDSGGTVTATYSTADCSATSKPTPETNTRRCFPVYWAHDGGVDPTLDWFHKYVVTSVQTKDRTGNAPDQITEYSYEGGAAWHFDDDDGLTKEKYKTWSQWRGYGKVIVRTGGDTGMTAQTDRYFLRGMHGDRTSRTDATKTRTVTVDHGNDGEVTDHAAFAGHELRTVPRNGIDGPIVSWTQKLPRHFQTASKTRSWGTVTADITVTRQNTTFTNMGGGSWRQATVLHDHEADTGRLSWSSDLGGPGGGDDRCTRHTYADNTGDAWMRSYVARTEVTQGSCAWTGLDRTQHVISDVRTFYDGTATQPQSAFKSVSKGRVTYTDRLVSHAAADGSQPTYQKVSAVTGFDGYGRPTHVQDAHGNVVSTVTTQTPTSGGLDSKITLTGPPPTAGAKPHTTTTTLYTPLGRPLAATDPAGGLTETHYDALGRLTNVWLPDRDRGRGFGPSMVHTYQTTENKIVAVGTQTVTNDGTMSPPTWTLYDGHLRPRQTQAPGPNGGRVITDTFYTPRGQVHATYPTYFNRQAGPTPALFGPVTEGEVQSQIRNTYDGLGRTTRQALREGTGDVVERYATTYAYGVDAAGGLDTVTVTPPTGGTPTTTYTDARGRKLELRQYNAATPAGTDYVTTRYGYDNADRLIRVTGPTGKVWTYDYDTRGRKTHTTDPDRGATQHGYDNLDRLTWVQDERGNTGKVFHDYDNLGRKLRTHAAGVDGAKGPLIASWGYDTVRTGALTFASRHAPGPDGVVREYKTRVDTYDSFGRPAMTSVIIPEGETGLTNTYSFGAGYNPDGTLRTASLPEAGGLPAEILLHTYNDLKQPTGLSGIDSYVDGTGYTNIGQLQSLVMSSGGPTIHATYGYDPVTGQLTGHSVIRENINGYVRDATYAYDHAGNVTRITDQGLGGTDTQCFDHDHLRRLTDAWTQNTTTCATDPATATIAGPDPYRIGYGYDDAGNRTWEKQYDTTGNVQAERTYTYAGQPGAHTSVTGHMLGAVTQTGTSPIAGTPAADAHETYQYDTVGNTQRRTIGGRTQTFDWNHEGEISKITDTGGTDGTGKGDTTYVYTADGDRLISRDPDGTTLYLPGGMELTVPKNTATATATRYYTHAGQTLATRTTNAVTFLTGDHQGTSQIAIDGHDLTQISKRRTTPFGQPRSRTEGTTAWPALMDKGYVGGTNDPTGLTHLSAREYNPDTGRFVSIDPLFNLDEPQSWNGYAYAGNNPVTLSDPDGLDPYGCSPSSESCVEDNQKRAKEQQNNEGSDGSSGGSSGGGSNGGGGSWVMNKVNRVAGETFLNGLKGAFGLGKNVVGCIGKMRFLGTCGAVAQALNPINMYHDTIDPIVEDVRNGRPLDAAGKVMGLAILAVATRGAGRVARPSGRGRGCSSFVPGTLVLMADGTHKPIEDIEVGDKVMATDPETGETKAQPVTATITTAGEKELVEITVGTGVLDGGGPEPIIATDEHPFWVPGILGGWTDAGDLRPGMWLHTNTGAPIKIKSTRARTTPAQRVHNLTIADTHTYYALASDTPILVHNCDGEIHWVNENANMSPAARTYDAGAIGSLTGKAPALQYYKAGSNTLSQIKFDGYDAVNGVMIDRKLNVTGFPKTYRQAQNQSLALEQNGLGGVWEVPNAATAAQARRILGQQLITNIKVRIVAP, from the coding sequence GTGGCCGCCGTTGCGGTGGGTGCCGGTGTGCTGTCGCCGGTTCCGGCGTCGGCGGCGCCGGACGGCCCCACCAAGGCGCGGCAGTTCCGGCAGGCCAAGCCGGTCGAAGGTCGTTCCTTGGGAGTGAAGGGTCGTGGCGCCGACAGTGAGGGCCTGACGACGGAGCCCCTGGCGGCTCCCGTATGGCCGGCGCCGGGTGTGGCCGAGACGGCAGTACCCGATGGCGGGCGCACGGCGCGGGCGGGCAACCTGCCGGTGTGGGTCGCCGCACCCGGTGAACGAGCCCGGGCAGAACGGGTCCAGGTCCAGATGCTCGACCGCAAGACCGCGGGTCGAGCCGGGGTGCAGGGCGTGCTGTTCACGGTCGGCCGTGTCGATGGGGGCAGGGCGGCGGGCCGGATCACGGTGGGTCTGAGCTACTCGGGGTTCGCGTCGGCGTTCGGCGGCTCGTACGGCTCGCGATTGCGGCTGGTGCGGTATCCGGCGTGTGTGCTCACCACGCCGGAGCGCGCCGAGTGCCGCCGTGCGGTGCCGGTGCCGACGGCCAACGACCCGGTGAAGCAGACTCTGACCGCGCAGGTCGACGCCGCCCCTGTTCGCGGGGCGCCGACGCCGGCGGGATCCTCGACGCCTTCGGCCTTCCCTTCCCCGTCCGCATCGGTGACGCCGCGGGTCCGGTCGCTGTCGGGCGCGCTGACGCGCACGCCGGTCGCCGCCGAGGGGACGACGGTGCTGGCCGCCGAGACGGGCACGGCGGGTGACAAGGGTGACTACGGGGCGACCCAGTTGTCGGCGTCCTCGACGTGGCAGGCAGGGTCGAACACGGGTGAGTTCACCTGGTCGTACCCGATGCGGGTGCCGCCGGTGCCGGGCGGGTTGGCGCCGAAGGTGGCGATCTCGTACTCGTCGGGGGCGGTGGACGGTAAGACCTCCAATGCCAACGCCCAGTCCTCCTGGGTCGGGGAGGGGTTCGAGCTGTGGCCCGGGTTCATCGAACGCCGCTACAAGTCGTGTGAGGACGAGGGCGCGCCCAAGGACCAATGGGGGAACTCGCCCGGCGACCTGTGCTGGGGCTACGGCAATGCCACGCTGACCTGGAACGGCCGCGGCGGCGAGCTGATCCCGGCCTCCGACGGCACGTGGCGGTTGAAGAACGACGACGGCACCCGGATCGAAAAGCTCACCGGCACCGAGGCCAACACCGACAACGGCGACGACGACAACGAGTACTGGAAGGTCACCACCACCGACGGCGCCCGCTACTACTTCGGCAAGCACCGGCTGCCGGGCTGGAGCGAGGGCAAGCCCGGCAGCGGCTCGACGTGGACGGTTCCAGTGTTCGGCGACGACTCCGGCGAGCCCTGCCACAAGACCACCGGTTTCTCCGACTCGTGGTGCCAGCAGGCGTGGCGGTGGAACCTGGACTACGCCGTCGATCCCAACGGCAACGCGATCGCCTACCACTACGACCAAGAGGTCAACTACTACGGCCGCAACCTCAAGCCCGCCGACGAGACCCGCTACGTCCGCGGCGGCACCCTCGCGCGCATCGAGTATGGCCTGCGCGACAACGCCGCCTACGCCAAGCCGCCGGCGCGAGTGGTATTCACCTCGGCCGAACGCTGCCTGGACGACACGGCGACCAACTGCGACCCAGCCCAGATCGACGCGCACGAGGGCCGCTGGGCCGACACCCCGTACGACCTGAACTGCAAGTCCGGCACCGAGTGCAAGGACTTCAACGGCTCCGTCTCGCCAACGTTCTGGACCCGCAAACTCCTCACCGCCGTCACCACACAGACGATCAAACCGGACGGCGCCGACTGGCGGGACGTGGACCACTGGGCGCTGACGCACCGGTGGGGGACCAGCGACAGCGACTACACGTTGCTGCCGACCTCGATCCAGCACACCGGACGCGCGACATCGGCCCCGATCACCCTGCCGAAGGTCACCTTGACCTACGTGGGCCGCGACAACCGCGTCCCCGGCACCTCCGGCTCTTACATGCGCGAACGGCTGTATCACATCGCCGACGATTCAGGCGGCACCGTCACCGCGACCTATTCCACCGCCGACTGCAGCGCCACCTCCAAGCCCACGCCCGAGACCAACACGCGACGGTGCTTCCCGGTGTACTGGGCGCACGACGGCGGCGTCGATCCGACGCTGGACTGGTTCCACAAGTACGTGGTCACCTCGGTGCAGACCAAGGATCGGACCGGGAACGCCCCCGACCAGATCACCGAATACTCTTACGAGGGCGGCGCGGCCTGGCACTTCGACGACGACGACGGGCTGACCAAGGAGAAGTACAAGACCTGGTCACAGTGGCGCGGTTACGGCAAGGTGATCGTCCGGACCGGTGGGGACACCGGGATGACCGCGCAGACCGATCGCTACTTCCTGCGCGGGATGCACGGTGACCGCACCTCCCGCACCGATGCCACCAAGACCCGCACCGTGACCGTGGACCACGGCAACGACGGCGAGGTAACCGATCACGCCGCCTTCGCCGGGCATGAGTTGCGGACGGTGCCGCGCAACGGGATCGACGGCCCGATCGTGTCCTGGACACAGAAGCTGCCGCGCCACTTCCAAACGGCGTCCAAGACCCGCTCCTGGGGCACGGTGACCGCCGACATCACCGTCACCAGGCAGAACACGACCTTCACCAACATGGGCGGGGGGAGCTGGCGGCAGGCCACCGTCCTGCACGACCACGAGGCCGACACGGGCCGCCTGAGCTGGTCCTCCGACCTCGGCGGGCCCGGCGGCGGCGATGACCGCTGCACCCGCCACACCTACGCCGACAACACCGGCGACGCATGGATGCGGTCCTATGTCGCGCGCACCGAGGTCACCCAGGGCTCCTGCGCATGGACGGGGCTGGACCGCACCCAGCACGTGATCTCGGATGTGCGGACCTTTTACGACGGTACCGCCACCCAGCCCCAGAGCGCCTTCAAGTCTGTGAGCAAGGGGCGTGTGACCTACACCGACCGGCTGGTGTCCCACGCCGCCGCCGACGGATCACAGCCGACCTATCAGAAGGTGTCGGCGGTCACCGGCTTCGACGGCTACGGCCGCCCGACCCACGTTCAGGACGCCCACGGCAACGTGGTCTCCACCGTGACCACTCAGACCCCGACCTCCGGCGGGCTCGACAGCAAGATCACCCTGACCGGCCCGCCCCCCACCGCGGGAGCCAAGCCGCACACCACGACCACGACCCTGTACACCCCGCTCGGACGGCCGCTGGCGGCCACCGACCCGGCCGGTGGGCTCACCGAAACGCACTACGACGCCCTCGGGCGACTCACCAATGTGTGGCTGCCCGACCGCGACCGCGGCCGCGGCTTCGGTCCCAGCATGGTGCACACCTACCAGACCACTGAGAACAAGATCGTCGCTGTCGGGACGCAGACCGTCACCAACGACGGCACCATGAGCCCGCCGACCTGGACGCTGTACGACGGTCATCTGCGGCCACGCCAGACCCAGGCCCCCGGCCCCAACGGCGGCCGTGTCATCACCGACACCTTCTACACCCCGCGCGGCCAGGTCCACGCGACCTACCCCACCTACTTCAATCGCCAGGCCGGACCCACACCGGCCCTGTTCGGCCCGGTCACCGAAGGCGAGGTGCAGTCCCAGATCCGCAACACCTATGACGGGCTGGGCCGCACCACCCGCCAGGCTCTGCGAGAGGGCACCGGCGACGTCGTCGAACGCTACGCCACCACCTACGCCTACGGCGTGGACGCCGCCGGCGGCCTGGACACCGTCACCGTCACCCCACCCACCGGCGGAACTCCCACTACCACTTACACCGACGCCCGCGGCCGCAAACTCGAGCTGAGGCAGTACAACGCGGCCACCCCCGCCGGCACCGACTACGTCACCACGCGATACGGCTACGACAACGCCGACCGGCTCATCCGGGTCACCGGTCCCACCGGCAAGGTCTGGACGTACGACTACGACACTCGCGGCCGCAAGACCCACACCACCGACCCCGACCGCGGCGCCACCCAGCACGGCTACGACAACCTCGACCGTCTCACCTGGGTCCAGGACGAGCGCGGAAACACCGGCAAGGTGTTCCACGACTACGACAACCTCGGCCGCAAACTCCGCACCCACGCCGCCGGCGTCGACGGCGCCAAGGGCCCGCTGATCGCATCCTGGGGCTACGACACCGTCCGCACCGGCGCCCTCACCTTCGCCTCACGTCACGCGCCCGGACCCGACGGAGTCGTCCGCGAGTACAAGACCCGCGTCGACACCTACGACTCCTTCGGCCGCCCGGCGATGACCTCGGTCATCATCCCCGAAGGCGAAACCGGCCTGACCAACACCTACAGCTTCGGCGCCGGCTACAACCCCGATGGCACCCTGCGCACCGCCAGCCTGCCCGAAGCGGGCGGGCTGCCCGCCGAGATCCTGCTCCACACCTACAACGACCTCAAACAACCCACCGGACTGTCGGGCATCGACTCCTACGTCGACGGCACCGGCTACACCAACATCGGCCAACTGCAGAGCCTGGTCATGTCCTCCGGCGGTCCCACGATCCATGCCACCTACGGCTACGACCCCGTCACCGGGCAGTTGACCGGCCACTCGGTCATCCGCGAGAACATCAACGGCTACGTCCGCGACGCCACCTACGCCTACGACCACGCCGGCAACGTCACCCGCATCACCGACCAGGGCCTGGGCGGCACCGACACCCAGTGCTTCGACCACGACCACCTGCGCCGCCTGACCGACGCCTGGACCCAGAACACCACCACCTGCGCAACCGACCCGGCCACGGCGACCATCGCCGGCCCGGACCCCTACCGGATCGGCTACGGCTACGACGACGCCGGCAACCGCACCTGGGAGAAGCAGTACGACACCACCGGCAACGTCCAAGCCGAACGCACCTACACCTACGCCGGCCAACCCGGCGCCCACACCTCCGTGACCGGCCACATGCTCGGCGCCGTCACCCAGACCGGCACCAGTCCCATTGCCGGCACACCCGCCGCCGACGCCCACGAGACCTACCAATACGACACCGTCGGCAACACTCAACGACGCACCATCGGCGGACGCACCCAAACCTTCGACTGGAACCACGAAGGCGAAATCTCCAAGATCACCGACACCGGCGGCACCGACGGCACCGGCAAGGGCGACACCACCTACGTCTACACCGCCGACGGAGATCGCCTCATCAGCCGCGACCCCGACGGCACCACCCTCTACCTGCCCGGTGGCATGGAACTCACCGTCCCCAAGAACACCGCCACCGCCACCGCCACCCGCTACTACACCCACGCCGGACAAACCCTCGCCACACGCACCACCAACGCCGTCACCTTCCTCACCGGCGACCATCAGGGCACCAGCCAGATCGCCATCGACGGCCACGACCTCACCCAGATCAGCAAACGCCGCACCACCCCCTTCGGCCAACCCCGCAGCCGCACCGAAGGCACCACCGCATGGCCCGCCCTCATGGACAAGGGCTACGTCGGCGGCACCAACGACCCCACAGGCCTCACCCACCTCAGCGCCCGCGAGTACAACCCCGACACCGGTCGCTTCGTCAGCATCGACCCGCTCTTCAACCTCGACGAACCCCAGAGTTGGAACGGCTACGCCTACGCGGGGAACAATCCCGTCACCCTCAGCGACCCCGACGGCCTCGACCCCTATGGCTGCTCACCGTCAAGCGAGTCCTGCGTCGAGGACAACCAGAAGCGGGCCAAGGAACAGCAGAACAACGAGGGGTCGGACGGTAGTAGCGGTGGCTCCAGCGGCGGCGGCTCCAACGGGGGTGGCGGCAGCTGGGTGATGAACAAGGTCAACAGAGTCGCTGGTGAAACTTTCCTCAACGGACTCAAGGGCGCCTTCGGTCTGGGCAAGAACGTCGTCGGCTGCATCGGGAAGATGAGGTTCCTGGGAACCTGCGGTGCCGTGGCTCAGGCCCTCAACCCGATCAACATGTACCACGACACGATCGACCCCATTGTCGAGGACGTGAGGAACGGACGACCTCTCGACGCGGCAGGAAAGGTCATGGGCCTCGCGATCCTCGCCGTAGCCACCCGTGGCGCGGGAAGGGTCGCCCGCCCCAGCGGCCGCGGCCGAGGCTGCAGCAGCTTCGTGCCGGGAACCCTCGTCCTCATGGCGGATGGCACCCACAAGCCGATCGAGGACATCGAAGTCGGCGACAAGGTCATGGCCACCGACCCGGAAACAGGTGAAACCAAGGCACAGCCGGTCACGGCCACCATCACGACGGCCGGGGAGAAGGAACTCGTCGAGATCACCGTCGGCACGGGAGTCCTGGACGGCGGCGGCCCCGAACCCATCATCGCCACCGATGAACACCCCTTTTGGGTCCCGGGGATTCTCGGAGGTTGGACCGACGCTGGAGACCTCCGCCCAGGCATGTGGCTGCACACCAACACCGGCGCACCCATCAAGATCAAGTCCACCCGCGCCCGCACAACCCCCGCCCAGCGCGTCCACAACCTCACCATCGCCGACACACACACGTACTATGCCTTGGCGAGTGACACCCCGATACTTGTTCACAACTGCGACGGTGAAATCCACTGGGTTAACGAAAATGCCAATATGAGCCCTGCGGCTCGAACCTATGATGCTGGCGCAATCGGTTCGCTGACGGGTAAGGCACCCGCGCTTCAGTATTACAAGGCAGGTAGTAACACGCTCAGCCAGATCAAGTTCGACGGCTACGATGCTGTCAATGGTGTTATGATCGATCGCAAGCTGAACGTCACCGGGTTCCCGAAGACTTATAGGCAGGCTCAGAATCAGTCGCTGGCGTTGGAGCAGAACGGATTGGGGGGGGTTTGGGAGGTTCCCAACGCCGCAACCGCCGCCCAGGCTCGTCGGATCCTGGGGCAACAGCTGATCACGAACATCAAGGTTAGGATCGTAGCACCTTGA